A genomic stretch from Gardnerella leopoldii includes:
- a CDS encoding CDP-alcohol phosphatidyltransferase family protein, with protein sequence MTKFVINQEYSPEAMNRVLTIPNLISFLRICSIPYIAWLITQHQMTFALIVLAISAFSDCLDGYIARTLNQVSKLGQILDPIADRLLIFCSTLALAVAMIIPWWALLLVVLRDAIMAVLVIVLAQRDYGPLPVNFVGKAGTALLMLSIVSLMIVYAVATESMFLLYAAALACGVWGIALYWYAGLLYYMQAYLLLAKSRKN encoded by the coding sequence ATGACTAAGTTCGTTATTAATCAGGAATATAGTCCTGAAGCAATGAATCGAGTTTTGACAATACCTAATCTAATCAGTTTTTTGCGCATATGTTCAATTCCTTATATTGCTTGGCTTATTACACAGCATCAGATGACTTTTGCTCTTATTGTTTTAGCAATATCTGCGTTTTCTGATTGTCTTGATGGTTATATTGCTCGTACTTTGAATCAAGTTAGTAAGTTGGGTCAAATCCTTGATCCTATAGCTGATCGTCTATTGATTTTTTGCAGTACGTTAGCTTTAGCTGTTGCAATGATTATCCCTTGGTGGGCACTTTTATTAGTAGTATTGCGTGATGCTATTATGGCTGTACTTGTAATAGTACTTGCGCAAAGAGATTATGGTCCTTTGCCTGTTAACTTCGTAGGTAAAGCTGGTACAGCGCTTCTTATGCTTTCAATCGTTTCTTTAATGATTGTTTATGCTGTAGCTACTGAGTCTATGTTCCTGCTTTATGCTGCTGCACTTGCATGTGGAGTGTGGGGTATTGCTCTATATTGGTATGCTGGCTTGCTTTACTATATGCAAGCTTATTTGTTACTTGCTAAGTCAAGAAAAAACTAA
- the rpe gene encoding ribulose-phosphate 3-epimerase, giving the protein MNIQIAPSILSADFCNLERDLDAISNADLVHVDVMDHHFVPNLTLGEPIVKRICEVTKLPVDVHLMIEDPDRWAPEYAKLGAASVSFHMGATHAPVRLARQLRDMGCKACFAVRPAEPVEPIFDILDEFDMVLIMTVEPGFGGQKFLANQMNKVRRLRDEITRRGLNTHIQVDGGVSPSTAAIVAEAGADVLVAGSAVYGAESPREAIEAIRNTAKAAWRE; this is encoded by the coding sequence ATGAATATACAAATAGCACCTAGCATTCTTTCCGCAGATTTTTGCAATCTTGAGCGTGACCTTGATGCAATATCTAATGCGGATCTTGTTCATGTCGATGTAATGGATCATCACTTTGTACCTAACTTGACTTTAGGTGAACCAATTGTTAAGCGAATTTGTGAGGTTACTAAACTTCCAGTTGACGTACATTTGATGATTGAGGATCCAGATCGTTGGGCTCCAGAATACGCTAAGCTTGGAGCTGCTTCTGTGAGTTTCCATATGGGTGCTACTCATGCTCCAGTGAGATTAGCTCGTCAGCTTCGCGATATGGGTTGTAAAGCTTGCTTTGCTGTGCGCCCTGCGGAACCAGTTGAACCTATTTTCGATATTCTTGATGAATTCGATATGGTTCTTATTATGACTGTTGAGCCTGGTTTCGGTGGACAGAAGTTCTTAGCTAATCAAATGAATAAGGTTCGCCGTTTACGCGACGAAATTACTCGTCGTGGTCTTAATACTCATATTCAGGTTGATGGAGGAGTTAGCCCTTCGACTGCAGCAATAGTTGCTGAAGCTGGTGCTGATGTGCTTGTTGCAGGTTCTGCAGTTTATGGAGCAGAAAGTCCTAGAGAAGCGATTGAAGCTATTCGTAATACTGCAAAGGCTGCTTGGCGCGAATAA
- a CDS encoding DEAD/DEAH box helicase: MSHLSHKKDCKNKSSNPTDCNENDVVLSPSQRFAAFKNTMKHERSMASKFERSLSFELDDFQLEAIDALENGNNVLVAAPTGAGKTVVADFAVFLAQNRNVKAFYTTPIKALSNQKYHDFCEQYGSDRVGLLTGDTSVNPEADIVVMTTEVLRNMLYEHSITLQSLGFVVLDEIHYLADKFRGAVWEEVIIHLPKSVKIIGLSATVSNVEDFSAWLESVRGETHLVVDEHRPVPLERHVVIQEDSATEPELLDLYDHDNNGNVTKRVNPALTRKLNEFEYRARRRKESYSDSKYRYRKGKKHSANGGVAQLDKCAKRHTPRRWAVIDELDYLGMLPGIYFIFSRSGCDQAVQQCLNAGLILTSDEEMYEIRKIVDSMVANQLSKEDLHALSFERFRFALEQGFAAHHAGMIALFRHIVETLFERGLIKVVFATETLALGLNMPARSVVVEKLVKFDGTGHVPLTPGEFTQLTGRAGRRGIDDIGYAILVDHADFVPQQAAALSSKRVYPLHSSFVPTFNMAVNLLNSSDADTARTTLDRSFAQWEANASAERLHNRMNELETALKGYEEAFHCEHGDFAEFLQLRMKLKEAQHDQRRKLKHTLFHTDAERTAAFKALDDVIANLREAEQTHPCAGCADIQQHLRWGYHWIREHKELDQVRERYESRTGSVARTFDHICDVLYSLDYLQSEDSSQNQILHLTERGQLLRRLYNELDIVFAEAICEGIFNNLSPLELLSCLSALVYESRGPAGGEPRRYPGGKDGAIFNTVLRMKELFMRTSALCADAHLPALRPLEFGAVDIMYDWANGADLAEILRNTDSTGGDFVRQAKRLIDLLTQLFAAGEYLQSIDGVDKNLSSCAYEAAKLLNRGVVAYSDV, from the coding sequence ATGTCTCATTTATCACATAAAAAAGACTGCAAAAATAAATCAAGCAATCCAACTGACTGCAATGAGAATGATGTAGTATTATCTCCTTCACAACGTTTCGCAGCTTTTAAAAATACAATGAAGCACGAGCGTTCAATGGCATCTAAATTTGAGCGTTCTTTGTCTTTTGAACTTGATGATTTTCAACTTGAAGCTATTGATGCACTAGAAAATGGCAATAATGTTTTAGTTGCTGCTCCTACTGGAGCTGGTAAAACTGTTGTTGCGGATTTTGCTGTATTTCTTGCGCAAAATCGTAATGTAAAAGCTTTTTACACAACGCCTATTAAAGCTTTAAGTAATCAAAAATATCACGATTTCTGCGAACAGTACGGCTCAGACAGAGTAGGGTTATTAACTGGCGATACTTCTGTAAATCCTGAAGCAGACATTGTTGTAATGACTACTGAAGTTTTAAGAAATATGCTTTACGAGCATTCGATTACGTTGCAATCTTTAGGGTTTGTCGTTCTTGACGAAATTCATTATCTTGCAGATAAATTCCGCGGAGCTGTGTGGGAAGAAGTTATTATTCACCTTCCAAAATCGGTGAAAATTATTGGGTTGTCTGCAACTGTTTCAAATGTTGAAGATTTTTCTGCATGGCTAGAATCAGTGCGTGGAGAAACTCATTTGGTTGTCGACGAACACAGACCTGTGCCTTTAGAAAGACATGTTGTTATTCAAGAGGATTCTGCAACTGAGCCTGAGTTACTCGATTTGTACGACCATGACAATAATGGAAACGTAACTAAGCGCGTTAACCCTGCATTGACTAGGAAACTTAATGAATTTGAGTACCGCGCTCGTCGCCGTAAAGAATCTTACAGCGATAGCAAATACCGTTACAGAAAAGGTAAGAAGCACAGTGCTAACGGGGGAGTTGCACAGTTAGATAAATGCGCGAAACGACATACTCCTCGTCGCTGGGCTGTTATTGACGAATTAGATTACCTAGGAATGCTGCCAGGAATTTATTTTATATTCTCTCGTTCCGGTTGCGATCAAGCTGTTCAACAATGTTTAAACGCAGGATTAATACTTACATCTGATGAAGAAATGTACGAAATCCGTAAAATTGTTGACAGTATGGTTGCAAATCAACTTTCTAAAGAAGATTTACACGCTTTAAGCTTTGAGCGTTTTCGTTTTGCTCTCGAACAAGGATTTGCAGCACATCATGCAGGTATGATTGCGTTATTCCGTCACATTGTTGAAACGCTATTTGAACGCGGACTTATTAAAGTTGTTTTTGCAACAGAAACACTTGCTTTAGGCTTAAATATGCCAGCTCGAAGCGTTGTTGTAGAAAAGCTAGTAAAATTTGACGGTACTGGGCATGTACCTCTTACACCTGGAGAATTTACGCAACTTACAGGTCGTGCTGGAAGACGTGGAATTGACGATATTGGTTACGCAATTCTTGTAGATCATGCTGATTTTGTTCCTCAACAGGCTGCAGCGCTTTCTAGTAAACGCGTATACCCACTACATTCCAGCTTCGTTCCTACGTTTAATATGGCAGTTAATTTGCTGAACTCAAGCGATGCAGATACTGCTCGAACAACACTAGATCGTTCTTTTGCTCAATGGGAAGCTAATGCTTCTGCTGAACGTTTACATAATCGCATGAACGAACTTGAAACAGCTCTTAAAGGCTATGAAGAAGCATTCCACTGCGAACATGGGGATTTTGCTGAATTCTTACAATTACGTATGAAGCTTAAAGAAGCTCAACACGATCAACGCCGTAAACTGAAACATACTTTATTCCACACAGATGCAGAACGCACAGCAGCGTTTAAAGCGCTGGATGATGTTATTGCAAATCTTAGAGAAGCTGAGCAAACGCATCCGTGTGCAGGTTGTGCAGATATTCAACAACATTTGCGTTGGGGCTACCATTGGATTAGAGAACATAAGGAACTTGATCAAGTACGTGAACGCTACGAATCTCGTACTGGTTCTGTTGCTAGAACTTTTGACCATATTTGTGACGTATTGTACAGTTTGGATTATTTACAATCTGAAGATTCTTCACAAAACCAAATTTTGCACCTTACTGAGCGCGGTCAATTGTTAAGAAGGTTGTATAACGAACTAGACATTGTATTTGCTGAAGCTATTTGCGAAGGAATTTTTAATAATCTTTCACCGCTTGAATTATTATCGTGCTTGTCTGCATTAGTTTATGAATCTAGAGGACCTGCAGGGGGAGAACCTAGACGATATCCAGGCGGCAAGGATGGCGCGATATTTAATACAGTATTGCGAATGAAAGAATTATTTATGCGTACTAGCGCATTATGCGCAGACGCTCATTTGCCAGCGTTAAGACCGCTTGAATTTGGTGCTGTAGATATTATGTATGATTGGGCTAATGGTGCTGATCTAGCTGAAATTTTGCGCAATACCGACAGCACTGGAGGAGATTTCGTGCGTCAAGCTAAACGTCTTATTGATTTACTTACTCAACTTTTCGCAGCAGGAGAATATTTACAATCTATAGATGGCGTAGATAAAAATCTTTCTTCGTGCGCTTATGAAGCTGCAAAACTATTAAACCGTGGAGTTGTTGCATACTCAGATGTATAA
- a CDS encoding HAD hydrolase-like protein — protein MSEFSVTSGCTSRRIILLDLDGTLTKSDAGIITCAKLALKELKQSIPDDAEMHRFIGPSILESLQRNNVPESLLAKGLATYRKYYSEVATFDDPNNPGKKIPGCLLNKVYDGILEQLTKLREAGYYLATASCKPEYQVKPICDYFGLTKYLDGIYGASKDMSRISKTQVIRYVFDEIDYNPEKGDRALMVGDRWTDADGAKDCGLDCLGCAWGYAEPGELEAHGSYRIIGSVSELSTAICEYFA, from the coding sequence ATGAGTGAATTCTCGGTGACTTCAGGATGCACTAGTCGTCGCATTATTCTGCTTGATCTTGATGGCACATTAACAAAGTCAGATGCTGGTATTATTACTTGCGCAAAGCTTGCATTGAAAGAATTGAAACAGTCTATTCCGGACGATGCTGAAATGCATCGTTTTATAGGTCCTTCAATTTTAGAATCTCTTCAACGCAATAATGTGCCTGAATCGCTGCTAGCAAAGGGACTTGCTACGTATCGCAAGTATTATTCTGAAGTAGCAACTTTTGATGATCCAAATAATCCTGGTAAAAAGATTCCAGGATGCCTACTTAACAAAGTATACGATGGAATACTTGAGCAACTCACAAAACTTCGTGAAGCTGGATATTATTTAGCAACCGCATCTTGCAAGCCAGAATATCAAGTAAAGCCTATTTGCGATTATTTTGGTTTAACGAAGTATCTTGACGGAATTTATGGCGCTAGCAAAGATATGTCGCGCATTAGCAAAACTCAAGTTATTCGTTATGTTTTTGATGAGATTGATTACAATCCAGAAAAAGGCGACAGAGCTTTGATGGTTGGAGACCGCTGGACTGATGCCGACGGAGCAAAAGATTGCGGCTTGGATTGCTTGGGATGCGCTTGGGGCTATGCTGAGCCTGGCGAGCTTGAAGCACACGGATCTTACAGAATTATTGGTAGCGTAAGCGAATTAAGCACTGCAATTTGCGAATATTTCGCTTAA
- the lgt gene encoding prolipoprotein diacylglyceryl transferase, with amino-acid sequence MTVCFIPSPSISQFSLGFVNIKFYALSILAGILVAMWITTRRWKRLGGDFNQILDLVLVSLPAGIIGARLYHVITTPEKFFGSNGDFLEIFRIWNGGLGIWGGIFLGALAACVLCKYRKYPIGLLADCAAPAVLIAQGIGRLGNWFNQELYGAPTNLPWGLKLNYDTTQAIGHSERCYDGLTCPEGTLFHPTFLYEMIWNFIGAALLIYFGKVIAKKLKAGSVFALYVMWYTIGRVWIEALRIDFSHVFLGVRINVWVSIIVFICATIVFALLQKSASTRDSLVERLIDITSDERERESQNTSSK; translated from the coding sequence ATGACAGTCTGTTTTATCCCGTCGCCAAGTATTTCGCAATTTTCTCTTGGCTTTGTAAACATAAAGTTTTACGCTCTTAGTATTCTTGCCGGTATTTTGGTTGCAATGTGGATTACTACGCGTCGATGGAAGCGTCTTGGAGGAGATTTTAACCAGATACTTGATCTTGTTTTAGTCAGTCTTCCTGCTGGAATAATTGGCGCGCGTTTGTATCACGTTATTACAACTCCAGAAAAGTTTTTTGGCTCTAATGGTGATTTTTTAGAAATTTTTAGAATTTGGAATGGTGGTCTAGGAATTTGGGGCGGCATATTCTTAGGCGCATTGGCTGCTTGTGTGTTATGCAAGTATCGTAAATATCCTATTGGATTACTAGCTGATTGTGCAGCTCCTGCAGTGCTTATTGCTCAAGGTATAGGAAGATTGGGGAATTGGTTTAATCAAGAACTTTACGGAGCTCCTACTAACTTGCCATGGGGTTTGAAGTTAAATTATGATACCACACAAGCAATAGGTCATAGTGAAAGATGTTATGATGGGTTAACGTGCCCAGAAGGCACATTATTTCATCCAACATTTTTGTACGAGATGATTTGGAATTTCATCGGTGCTGCATTGCTTATTTATTTTGGCAAAGTTATAGCTAAGAAGTTAAAAGCCGGTTCCGTATTCGCACTTTATGTTATGTGGTACACAATCGGACGAGTATGGATTGAGGCATTGCGAATTGATTTTTCACATGTTTTCTTAGGTGTTCGCATTAATGTTTGGGTTTCTATTATCGTATTTATTTGTGCAACTATTGTTTTTGCTTTGCTGCAAAAGAGTGCTAGTACTCGTGATTCTCTTGTTGAACGACTTATAGATATAACTTCAGACGAAAGAGAACGTGAGTCTCAGAATACTTCTAGTAAATAA
- a CDS encoding DUF881 domain-containing protein yields the protein MTKQDEFVSLKDSIKDLDVKHTSHKSTMPMSFAAPDGMLLTRRRALFSHSFTGISTHHVVMSPSGFAHNHDRRRYIDDYALRLIDDLTNRPVDPMFMDARLSKQPVKPFNLWFTRAIVFLLCVSIGTVGSQFVRKLHTDPRKAIRSSLANELSGYTSRFDKLVEEVTLLRNNVDHESQKITTPEEDEVSKSDDMVNGTHAVEGSGITVTIANPISASSDVNSGSLPRESNGARMRLVTDRDIQQFVSLLWKAGAEAISVNGHRLGAQTSIRVAGQTILIGVNQTQSPYVIEVIGDSDDLIKQCNDMKRMKWYASLANAGINPQVSPSRVIRLSAANTGDISFANERIRR from the coding sequence ATGACTAAGCAAGATGAATTTGTTAGTTTAAAAGATAGTATCAAAGATTTAGATGTAAAACATACGTCTCATAAAAGCACTATGCCAATGTCTTTTGCTGCTCCTGATGGAATGTTGTTAACTAGACGTAGAGCATTATTCTCGCACTCATTTACTGGTATTTCAACGCATCATGTTGTAATGTCTCCCAGTGGTTTTGCTCACAATCATGATCGTAGACGTTATATTGACGATTATGCTTTGCGTCTTATTGATGATTTAACTAATCGTCCGGTTGATCCAATGTTTATGGATGCAAGATTAAGTAAACAACCTGTTAAACCGTTTAATCTGTGGTTCACTAGAGCTATAGTATTTTTATTGTGTGTTTCTATCGGTACTGTTGGGAGTCAGTTTGTTCGTAAGTTACACACTGATCCTAGAAAAGCAATACGTTCTTCATTAGCTAATGAGTTGTCAGGTTATACGTCTCGTTTCGATAAGCTTGTAGAAGAAGTAACGTTATTGAGAAATAACGTAGATCATGAGTCGCAAAAAATTACTACGCCTGAAGAGGATGAAGTTAGTAAATCAGATGATATGGTTAATGGCACTCATGCTGTAGAAGGTTCTGGGATTACTGTAACTATTGCTAATCCTATTTCTGCTTCGAGCGATGTGAATAGCGGTTCTTTGCCTCGCGAGAGTAATGGCGCAAGAATGCGATTAGTTACAGATCGCGATATTCAACAATTTGTATCATTATTGTGGAAAGCAGGCGCTGAAGCTATTTCTGTTAATGGGCATAGACTTGGAGCACAAACTTCTATTCGTGTTGCTGGTCAAACTATTCTTATTGGAGTTAATCAAACTCAAAGTCCATATGTTATTGAAGTTATTGGCGATTCTGATGATTTAATTAAACAGTGTAATGATATGAAACGCATGAAATGGTACGCATCTTTAGCTAATGCAGGCATTAATCCACAGGTTTCACCTTCGAGAGTTATACGACTCAGCGCAGCAAACACAGGCGATATCAGTTTTGCCAACGAGAGAATTAGGAGATAA
- a CDS encoding MerR family transcriptional regulator: protein MTQSQSDNVINAVQGELFNFSLSADHASGYRGSVAMKVAGITYRQLDYWARKSIIEPSIHASSGSGSRRLYSFKDIAIMAVAKRLLDAGVNLVNVTTAIIFLNRYSEERLRNMTIICDGQSVQECDENQDNMRSMLASGLAVFAIAVGRIVSRVEEDLSSENSVDATQVEEKSSKSTRKSYSKPTSHTSSNSWSLVQETWG, encoded by the coding sequence ATGACGCAGTCACAGTCCGATAATGTGATTAACGCAGTACAGGGGGAGCTTTTTAATTTTTCTCTGTCTGCTGATCACGCTTCAGGATACCGTGGTAGTGTCGCTATGAAGGTTGCCGGTATTACTTACCGGCAACTCGATTATTGGGCTCGTAAAAGCATTATAGAGCCTTCAATTCATGCATCTAGTGGTTCTGGTTCTCGTCGTTTGTATTCTTTTAAGGATATTGCGATTATGGCTGTAGCTAAAAGGCTGCTTGATGCTGGCGTTAATTTAGTTAATGTTACTACGGCTATTATTTTTCTTAATCGATACTCAGAAGAGCGTTTGAGAAATATGACTATTATTTGTGATGGTCAATCTGTTCAAGAGTGCGATGAGAATCAAGATAATATGCGTAGTATGCTTGCTTCTGGTTTAGCAGTATTTGCTATTGCTGTTGGCCGCATTGTTTCTAGAGTTGAAGAGGACTTATCTTCTGAAAATTCTGTTGATGCTACGCAAGTTGAAGAAAAAAGTAGTAAGTCTACTCGCAAATCTTATTCAAAACCTACTTCTCATACATCTTCAAACTCATGGAGTCTTGTTCAGGAAACGTGGGGATAA
- a CDS encoding small basic family protein — MAAIFGLILGVLIGVVVHPDIPIVIQPYLPIMVVAALDALLGAARAYFERNFSDKVFVISFFSNVIAATLLVLLGNQLGVGAQLQTAVIVVLGIRIFSNVSAIRRFIFRS; from the coding sequence ATGGCAGCGATTTTTGGATTAATTTTGGGAGTATTAATTGGAGTTGTTGTTCATCCAGATATTCCTATTGTCATTCAGCCTTATTTACCTATTATGGTCGTTGCAGCACTAGATGCGTTGCTTGGTGCCGCACGTGCATATTTTGAGAGAAACTTTTCGGATAAAGTTTTTGTTATTTCATTCTTCTCAAACGTTATAGCAGCTACGTTGCTTGTTTTACTTGGAAATCAGCTTGGTGTAGGTGCACAATTACAAACTGCAGTTATCGTTGTTTTAGGAATTCGTATTTTCTCTAACGTTTCTGCAATTCGTCGTTTCATCTTCAGGAGTTAG
- a CDS encoding DUF881 domain-containing protein, with protein MVSMFSHSPQGDDILHKMRRQKAHDRESDETQTGSFPAVHRKVKSSLSGHVTRARIFTGFLMMLLCALLGFAYMIQVNRSNSLLYETMSEEELTRLITETHSQIQSLESRKSELTGQLNSLREAVDKQDEARRIAQQNAQANGLISGRLPAVGKGIVVHITAGEKENIDAATMFQLIEELRNAGVEVMSINDVRIVTSSYISQTKHGLICDNIMIDPPYIVKAIGDPQNLQNAVNIAGGVGSRLKIKFGSSVMVSVPDEVEITSTREPKQYEYAKPVE; from the coding sequence ATGGTTTCAATGTTTTCTCATTCTCCACAAGGTGATGATATTCTTCATAAAATGCGTCGTCAAAAAGCGCATGATCGTGAAAGTGATGAAACTCAAACTGGATCTTTCCCAGCAGTTCATCGTAAAGTAAAATCTTCACTAAGTGGTCATGTGACGCGGGCGCGTATATTTACGGGCTTTTTAATGATGTTGCTCTGCGCTTTATTAGGTTTTGCGTACATGATTCAAGTTAATCGTAGTAACTCACTTTTGTATGAAACAATGAGCGAAGAGGAGTTGACACGTCTTATTACAGAAACTCATTCTCAAATTCAGAGTTTGGAAAGCCGAAAAAGTGAATTAACAGGTCAGCTTAATTCGTTGCGCGAAGCAGTAGATAAACAAGATGAAGCTCGTCGTATTGCTCAGCAGAATGCTCAAGCAAATGGTCTTATTTCTGGACGTCTGCCGGCAGTAGGTAAAGGTATTGTAGTTCACATTACTGCAGGTGAAAAAGAGAATATTGATGCTGCTACGATGTTTCAGCTAATAGAGGAATTGCGAAATGCTGGCGTAGAAGTTATGTCTATTAACGATGTGAGAATAGTTACTTCAAGCTATATTTCACAAACTAAGCATGGTCTTATATGTGACAATATTATGATTGATCCTCCTTATATTGTGAAAGCAATTGGTGACCCTCAGAATTTGCAAAATGCTGTTAATATTGCAGGCGGTGTTGGGTCGCGTTTAAAAATTAAATTTGGTTCTTCTGTAATGGTTTCAGTGCCTGATGAGGTAGAAATTACTTCGACACGCGAACCAAAACAGTACGAATATGCAAAACCAGTCGAGTAA
- a CDS encoding RNA polymerase-binding protein RbpA, whose protein sequence is MAERSLRGMSIGAKSLESDDNVDFAARNDVVYVCPKGHRTILPFAQGAEIPEEWECRCGTIAHREGDDDRPDDDFNKPSRTHWDMLLERRSEEELKTLLDKRLKMHHEGWIPDYE, encoded by the coding sequence ATGGCAGAACGCAGTTTACGCGGTATGAGCATTGGTGCGAAATCATTAGAATCTGACGATAATGTAGATTTCGCGGCACGAAATGATGTTGTGTATGTGTGCCCAAAGGGACATCGCACGATTCTTCCTTTTGCTCAAGGCGCAGAAATTCCTGAAGAGTGGGAATGCCGCTGCGGCACGATTGCACATCGCGAAGGCGACGATGATCGTCCAGATGATGATTTCAACAAGCCTTCTAGAACGCATTGGGATATGCTGCTTGAACGTCGTAGTGAAGAAGAATTAAAAACTTTACTAGACAAACGTCTAAAAATGCATCATGAGGGCTGGATTCCTGACTATGAGTGA
- a CDS encoding phosphatidate cytidylyltransferase: MSQIKQHNFANEVSKANAEKAALEVGLSSDKADTATHGTHETLSDINRRTGRNMPQAIATAAILVVAIVSCLIISIDVFIVLMAIFMVLALWELHVDFATLGLRIPFVTLSICSLVTIFSTYYAKWHAVAMASGITASLLLTVICATLSSTISDRTMQAVEKKLDGSNRSSYEHTLFTNTSVSLFVVLYIPLLASCIVLALTNTKYAVAHAMLLVFLPALSDTGGLFAGAWLGKHKLSPRISPKKSVEGLIGSMLFAIIGAYAIIAGFYGSSWFNFWWMPLVMGISSGIIGTFGDLCASMLKRDIGIKDMGHLLKGHGGVLDRVDSILLCGPVLLVLLQLAHF; encoded by the coding sequence ATGAGTCAAATAAAACAGCATAATTTTGCCAATGAAGTCAGTAAAGCAAATGCTGAAAAAGCTGCATTAGAAGTAGGATTGTCTTCTGACAAAGCAGATACTGCTACACATGGCACCCATGAAACTTTAAGTGATATTAATCGTCGCACGGGCAGGAATATGCCTCAAGCAATTGCTACTGCCGCAATACTAGTTGTAGCAATTGTTTCTTGCTTAATTATTAGCATTGATGTCTTTATAGTGCTTATGGCCATTTTTATGGTTCTGGCATTGTGGGAATTACATGTTGATTTTGCAACTCTCGGTTTGCGTATTCCTTTCGTAACGTTATCAATATGTTCGCTTGTAACTATTTTTTCAACATACTATGCAAAATGGCATGCTGTTGCTATGGCTAGTGGAATTACTGCATCTTTGCTTCTTACAGTAATTTGTGCGACTCTTAGCAGTACTATTTCAGATAGAACGATGCAAGCTGTAGAAAAAAAGCTCGATGGTTCTAACCGCTCATCATACGAACATACTTTATTTACGAATACGTCTGTTTCGCTATTCGTGGTGTTGTACATTCCACTTTTAGCTTCTTGCATTGTATTAGCTCTTACAAATACAAAATACGCAGTTGCTCACGCTATGCTTTTGGTATTTTTACCTGCATTAAGTGACACTGGCGGATTATTTGCTGGTGCATGGTTGGGCAAACATAAGCTTTCTCCGCGAATCTCTCCTAAGAAGTCTGTAGAAGGCTTAATAGGCTCAATGCTTTTTGCAATTATAGGAGCATATGCAATTATTGCAGGTTTTTATGGTTCCTCTTGGTTCAATTTCTGGTGGATGCCATTAGTCATGGGTATTTCTTCTGGAATCATTGGCACATTCGGTGACTTGTGTGCTTCTATGCTTAAAAGAGATATTGGTATTAAAGACATGGGGCATTTGCTAAAAGGTCATGGTGGTGTTCTTGACCGAGTAGATTCTATTTTGCTGTGCGGTCCTGTGCTGCTTGTGCTTTTGCAACTTGCTCATTTCTGA
- a CDS encoding FHA domain-containing protein, with protein MTEPIPTAGETTIIGMPAIHIPMNTTSDRPMQQDDFDTIAKLRPGTALLISTRGAVSGSRYLLDEDLVTVGRDSHADILLDDSTVSRAHAVFKRHNGVFSISDSGSLNGTYVNRERVDESVLHNGDEIMIGKFRLVFFAHDAVTVR; from the coding sequence ATGACTGAACCGATTCCTACAGCTGGCGAAACCACTATTATTGGTATGCCAGCTATTCATATTCCAATGAATACAACTTCAGATCGTCCTATGCAGCAGGATGATTTTGATACTATAGCGAAACTACGTCCTGGTACTGCGTTGTTGATTTCAACTAGGGGAGCAGTGTCTGGTTCTCGCTATCTTCTCGATGAAGACTTAGTAACAGTTGGGCGCGATTCGCATGCTGATATTTTGTTAGATGATTCTACTGTTTCGCGTGCTCATGCAGTGTTTAAGCGCCATAATGGCGTGTTTAGCATTTCAGATTCTGGAAGTCTAAATGGTACGTATGTAAATCGTGAACGTGTTGATGAATCAGTGCTGCATAATGGCGATGAAATTATGATTGGCAAATTCAGACTGGTATTTTTCGCACATGACGCAGTCACAGTCCGATAA